CGTGATCTGCGAGATACCTAGTGGTTTGGGATCAACGACCAACGAGAAAGATTGCAAGGATTGGCTGGCATCACAGCGGGGACGCAGCCTGACCAAGTGAGGAGCCAACGTCACAGGCTGACTGTAGCTGTAGGTGGTGGTGTGGGCGATTTGGTAATGCAAGGGAAGTCAGGAGGAGATAGAGAATTTAGAGGAGATCGGACTTACTATGTCATACATTGCACTTTGCCCCCCTAGCCCCCCAATTCTGGGGGGAACTAGACTCTTGACTTCCCCCAATTTTGGGGGATTGAGGGGGCCAATGCAGGGAGTTTTCAGCAAGTCAGGACTTGTGGATAAATATTAGGGATATTAGGAAGCGATCGCGCTACACAGGATTGACTGCAACAAAGGTGGAAAAGACCTTTTCGCCAATGTCATTCAGTTGCCGCTGAATTTTATCTAAAAACTCATGTAATCCTGCTTCAATGATGTCGTCAATCGTTAGGTAGCCAAGCTCGGAGCGTAGTCGCCCCACCGCCCGCTCGGCAGGATTGCTCCAAGTTCCGGTCGGCGTACCTGTGATTCGATGCAGCGATCGCTCCGCTTGCAGCACACAAAACTGGATCGAGCGGGGAAATTCGCGATCGAGAACCAGAAACTCCGCTACGGCAGTGGGGTTAATTCGGTGCCGCTGCCGCTTACGGTACATTTCATAAGCGCTAGCCGACTTGAGCAACGCCATCCATTGCAACTCATCCAGGGTGGTGCCCACATCTTTGGCGGAGGGAAGCAGGATAAAGTATTTCACATCCAGAATCCGCGCCGTTTTGTCAGCTCTTTCTAGCAAGCGGCCAATCTGCCCAAAGTGCCAGCCTTCGCCGTGGGTCATCGTGGCATCCATGATGCCTACGAACAAGTGACTCGACATTTTCACCTCAGCAAAGAAGTCTTGCCACTCTGGTAGCGAATCAGTCTCAGCCGCCTCTTTCACCATAAAGTAGAAGGCATTGAGCTGCTGCCACATCTCCGAGGAGATCACCTCTCGCACAGAACGGGCATTCTCTCGCGCCGCCGACAGACAGGAGAGAATGGAATTTGGGTAGTGGCGATCGAAGGTGAGAAACCGCATTACATTGTCTGCTGTCGCCTCGCCATAGCGCTGCTGAAACAAAGGCAAGTCGCCTGTCGTGAGAATCAGGGGTTCCCACTGCTGAGTTACTCCAGCGGGAGAATCTAGCAATAAATTTAGATTCACTTCAATGAAACGAGCCACATTCTCGGCCCGTTCTACATACCGATTCAACCAATAAATTGAATCTGCAACTCGACTGAGCATCACTTTTATCTCCTTACTTGCAGACCACCCAAGTATCTTTGCTGCCGCCGCCCTGAGAGGAGTTGACGACGAGAGAGCCTTTTCTCAGCGCTACTCTAGTTAAACCACCAGGACTAACGTAGATGTTTTTGCCGTAGAGAATGTAGGGGCGCAGATCGACATGACAAC
This region of Trichocoleus desertorum NBK24 genomic DNA includes:
- a CDS encoding alpha-E domain-containing protein; this translates as MLSRVADSIYWLNRYVERAENVARFIEVNLNLLLDSPAGVTQQWEPLILTTGDLPLFQQRYGEATADNVMRFLTFDRHYPNSILSCLSAARENARSVREVISSEMWQQLNAFYFMVKEAAETDSLPEWQDFFAEVKMSSHLFVGIMDATMTHGEGWHFGQIGRLLERADKTARILDVKYFILLPSAKDVGTTLDELQWMALLKSASAYEMYRKRQRHRINPTAVAEFLVLDREFPRSIQFCVLQAERSLHRITGTPTGTWSNPAERAVGRLRSELGYLTIDDIIEAGLHEFLDKIQRQLNDIGEKVFSTFVAVNPV